The following are encoded in a window of Arctopsyche grandis isolate Sample6627 chromosome 2, ASM5162203v2, whole genome shotgun sequence genomic DNA:
- the LOC143922494 gene encoding uncharacterized protein LOC143922494, protein MMTEGNIEGWMVHLKLLVLVSGILGCIQGATWMSLTITGLVYYGDCSLTDNNKALATFADMLRVIYFKDESCEVTTVFDPTIINRRIDSYSLHIWFCIILAFSVLWLLSSGLMIASVRETLTKQSAYFITAWSSITLIVCIIDLALGILLGIDLGETIIFPKMENEHLYVHLIKFTTGVMMTIAFKGFFLWILNFAFSIVLLSASVQIMKPVEENPLDELPNNSAMARKPINAFESPQDTRPAPWIMNPRPQFNNQTAPYSMYSNNQGEINPAYMGVESPRYQQQQPLASIMKRSVADAREQVNNKPRSRNEPNLPSPDYSPPPQVRPRPPFKPQAMDNSQSYHNNPYRR, encoded by the exons ATGATGACGGAGGGAAATATCGAAGGTTGGATGGTGCATTTGAAGTTGCTTGTGCTCGTCTCCGGAATTTTAGGATGC ATTCAAGGAGCAACATGGATGAGTTTAACCATAACAGGATTGGTATATTATGGCGACTGTAGTCTAACAGATAACAACAAGGCTTTGGCAACTTTTGCCGACATGCTGAGAGTAATTTATTTCAAAG acgAATCTTGTGAAGTAACAACGGTGTTTGACCCAACCATAATCAATCGTCGAATTGATTCATACAGTTTGCACATTtggttttgtataatattagcaTTTTCGGTGCTTTGGTTGCTGTCGTCTGGACTCATGATTGCAA GTGTAAGGGAAACATTGACGAAACAGTCGGCCTATTTCATAACAGCATGGTCTTCTATAACACTCATTGTCTGCATAATAGATCTAGCGCTGGGAATTCTCCTCGGCATAGACCTTGGAGAgacaatt atttttccgAAGATGGAAAATGAAcatctatatgtacatttaataaaatttaccaCAGGCGTCATGATGACCATAGCTTTCAAAGGGTTCTTCCTTTGGATATTGAACTTTGCGTTTTCAATCGTTCTTCTTTCGGCATCGGTTCAAATTATGAAGCCCGTAGAAGAAAAT ccaCTCGATGAGCTTCCGAACAATTCTGCCATGGCTAGAAAGCCCATCAACGCTTTCGAATC ACCTCAAGATACCAGGCCTGCTCCGTGGATTATGAACCCCAGGCCTCAATTTAACAATCAGACAGCACCTTATTCCATGTATTCTAATAACCAAGGTGAAATAAATCCAGCATATATGGGCGTCGAGAGTCCAAG ataccaACAACAACAACCTCTGGCCAGCATCATGAAGAGGTCCGTCGCCGACGCTCGAGAACAAGTCAACAACAAACCGAGGTCAAGGAATGAACCGAACCTTCCAAGTCCTGACTATAGTCCACCTCCACAGGTCAGACCTCGTCCTCCATTCAAACCGCAAGCGATGGACAACTCACAGTCATACCACAATAATCCGTACAGACGTTAA